The Euphorbia lathyris chromosome 2, ddEupLath1.1, whole genome shotgun sequence genome includes a window with the following:
- the LOC136217637 gene encoding ATP-dependent Clp protease proteolytic subunit 5, chloroplastic isoform X2: MAHSAVSTSASSLRFSSLVFSPNPTTTLDSQKSSLSFEPLRSRKLRKLGSHAKNLQPSPAKAVYSGEFWAPQKSSRQGIWSIRDDVEIPSSPYFPAYANGQGQAQGPPPMVHERFQSVISQLFQYRIIRCGGAVDDDMANIIVAQLLYLDAVDPNKDIVMYVNSPGGSVTAGMAIFDTMRHIRPDVSTVCVGLAASMGAFLLSAGTKGKRYSLPNSRIMIHQPLGGAQGGQSDIDIQANEMLHHKANLNGYLAYHTGQSLERINQDTDRDYFMSAKEATDYGLIDGVITNPLKAFQPLAAAAGQQ, from the exons ATGGCGCATTCGGCAGTCTCCACATCGGCTTCCTCACTTAGATTCAGTTCTCTCGTCTTCTCTCCAAACCCTACCACCACTCTCGATTCCCAGAAGAGCTCTCTCTCCTTCGAGCCTCTTCGCTCTAG GAAATTGAGAAAGTTAGGTAGTCATGCGAAAAACCTTCAGCCATCTCCAGCAAAGGCTGTGTACTCTGGTGAATTTTGGGCACCTCAGAAAAGTTCTCGGCAAGGAATTTGGTCAATAAG GGATGATGTGGAAATCCCATCTTCTCCTTACTTTCCTGCATATGCCAATGGACAAGGTCAAGCACAAGGGCCACCTCCAATGGTGCATGAGAGATTTCAGAGTGTTATTAGTCAACTTTTTCAATAT AGGATTATACGCTGTGGTGGAGCTGTTGATGATGATATGGCGAATATTATTGTTGCTCAACTTCTCTATCTTGATGCAGTTGATCCTAACAAG GATATTGTAATGTATGTAAACTCTCCAGGAGGATCAGTTACAGCtg GTATGGCAATTTTTGATACCATGAGACATATTCGACCAGATGTATCAACTGTCTGTGTTGGACTGGCAGCTAG TATGGGTGCTTTCCTGCTTAGTGCTGGGACCAAAG GGAAAAGATACAGCTTGCCAAACTCAAGGATAATGATTCATCAGCCGCTTGGTGGAGCTCAAGGTGGGCAATCTGACATAGATATTCAG GCAAATGAAATGCTGCATCACAAGGCAAACCTCAATGGATATCTTGCCTACCACACAGGACAAAGTCTTGAAAGGATCAACCAAGACACGGATCGTGATTACTTCATGAGCGCAAAAGAAGCCACAGACTACGGGCTTATAGATGGTGTTATCACGAATCCTTTGAAAGCCTTCCAGCCACTTGCAGCTGCAGCAGGTCAACAATAG
- the LOC136217637 gene encoding ATP-dependent Clp protease proteolytic subunit 5, chloroplastic isoform X1, which produces MAHSAVSTSASSLRFSSLVFSPNPTTTLDSQKSSLSFEPLRSSRKLRKLGSHAKNLQPSPAKAVYSGEFWAPQKSSRQGIWSIRDDVEIPSSPYFPAYANGQGQAQGPPPMVHERFQSVISQLFQYRIIRCGGAVDDDMANIIVAQLLYLDAVDPNKDIVMYVNSPGGSVTAGMAIFDTMRHIRPDVSTVCVGLAASMGAFLLSAGTKGKRYSLPNSRIMIHQPLGGAQGGQSDIDIQANEMLHHKANLNGYLAYHTGQSLERINQDTDRDYFMSAKEATDYGLIDGVITNPLKAFQPLAAAAGQQ; this is translated from the exons ATGGCGCATTCGGCAGTCTCCACATCGGCTTCCTCACTTAGATTCAGTTCTCTCGTCTTCTCTCCAAACCCTACCACCACTCTCGATTCCCAGAAGAGCTCTCTCTCCTTCGAGCCTCTTCGCTCTAG CAGGAAATTGAGAAAGTTAGGTAGTCATGCGAAAAACCTTCAGCCATCTCCAGCAAAGGCTGTGTACTCTGGTGAATTTTGGGCACCTCAGAAAAGTTCTCGGCAAGGAATTTGGTCAATAAG GGATGATGTGGAAATCCCATCTTCTCCTTACTTTCCTGCATATGCCAATGGACAAGGTCAAGCACAAGGGCCACCTCCAATGGTGCATGAGAGATTTCAGAGTGTTATTAGTCAACTTTTTCAATAT AGGATTATACGCTGTGGTGGAGCTGTTGATGATGATATGGCGAATATTATTGTTGCTCAACTTCTCTATCTTGATGCAGTTGATCCTAACAAG GATATTGTAATGTATGTAAACTCTCCAGGAGGATCAGTTACAGCtg GTATGGCAATTTTTGATACCATGAGACATATTCGACCAGATGTATCAACTGTCTGTGTTGGACTGGCAGCTAG TATGGGTGCTTTCCTGCTTAGTGCTGGGACCAAAG GGAAAAGATACAGCTTGCCAAACTCAAGGATAATGATTCATCAGCCGCTTGGTGGAGCTCAAGGTGGGCAATCTGACATAGATATTCAG GCAAATGAAATGCTGCATCACAAGGCAAACCTCAATGGATATCTTGCCTACCACACAGGACAAAGTCTTGAAAGGATCAACCAAGACACGGATCGTGATTACTTCATGAGCGCAAAAGAAGCCACAGACTACGGGCTTATAGATGGTGTTATCACGAATCCTTTGAAAGCCTTCCAGCCACTTGCAGCTGCAGCAGGTCAACAATAG
- the LOC136217636 gene encoding uncharacterized protein has product MEERCGRFDGIGSTVRKKRSQMPRRPLKPDAPSFTDGRDHSPSSATPPSDDVSKASSDDNIDTGSQRKEFNLNQCMSRVSSSAECEGRKYCIKNENGGFNSLYSNDPGRSSFSNKRSSEGVLAPANWKNKSKMNESFDLESRSANIYSGSQSSEQSGGALDAVGNENKVKKVKLKLGGVTRTIQANSTSNGFTKNPQISETSKSRQKQNIQGIAGEDHSVLNKRTRLQGIPWKDFAAGGFSLGKESTSMGKISGKNTSGRLGEKSEPVRKSKRVPKRRALDLDIDEDYEDDEIRYLEKLKAPKIAAVYKDDEESNKKQRKISSGEKVGALKSVKNGRKKASEETDYEEDGGVASGGEIEGTSKKKQKKESVDALMEGKREMTLTTRQRALQSKDSSANGSNLIEFPNGLPHAPSRKQKEKLSEVELQIKKTEAAQKRRMQVEKAARESEAEAIKKILGQDSNRKKREDKIKKRQEELAQERAAKANMVEPNTIRLCIRPTGTVVTFSNDIGLPSIFYSKPISYPPPREKCAGPSCTNPYKYRDSKSKLPLCSLKCYKAVQAGMEAETSQ; this is encoded by the exons ATGGAAGAGCGTTGTGGGCGGTTTGATGGCATAGGAAGTACTGTAAGGAAGAAAAGGAGTCAAATGCCTCGTAGGCCGCTTAAGCCAGATGCACCGTCATTCACTGATGGTCGTGATCATTCACCTTCATCAGCAACTCCACCTTCAGATGATGTGAGTAAGGCCTCTAGTGATGATAACATTGATACTGGTTCTCAACGGAAAGAGTTCAATCTTAATCAGTGCATGTCCAGAGTTTCTTCATCTGCTGAATGTGAAGGCAGAAAATATTGTATAAAAAACGAGAATGGGGGATTCAATTCATTGTATAGTAATGATCCAGGACGGAGTTCATTTAGCAATAAACGATCTAGTGAAGGTGTTCTTGCCCCTGCTAACTGGAAGAACAAAAGCAAGATGAATGAATCTTTTGACTTGGAGTCGAGAAGTGCAAATATTTATAGTGGAAGTCAAAGTTCAGAGCAGTCAGGGGGGGCTTTAGATGCTGTAGGAAATGAGAACAAGGTTAAGAAGGTTAAGCTTAAGCTTGGTGGTGTCACACGCACTATTCAGGCAAACTCAACTTCTAATGGTTTTACTAAGAATCCTCAAATTTCAGAGACTTCTAAATCACGACAGAAGCAGAATATTCAG GGGATTGCAGGTGAAGACCATTCAGTTTTAAATAAGAGGACTCGTTTGCAAGGAATCCCTTGGAAGGACTTTGCCGCTGGTGGTTTTAGTCTTGGTAAAGAAAGTACTTCCATGGGGAAGATATCTGGGAAGAATACATCAGGAAGGCTAGGAGAGAAATCTGAACCAGTTCGTAAGAGCAAGCGAGTCCCTAAGAGGCGTGCGCTAGATTTGGATATTGATGAAGACTATGAGGATGATGAGATCCGGTACTTGGAGAAACTCAAAGCTCCAAAGATTGCTGCCGTATATAAAGATGATGAGGAATCGAACAAGAAACAGCGAAAGATTTCTAGTGGGGAAAAAGTTGGTGCTTTAAAGTCAGTGAAAAATGGAAGGAAGAAGGCGTCAGAAGAAACCGATTACGAGGAAGACGGAGGTGTTGCATCTGGTGGTGAAATTGAAGGCACTAGtaagaagaagcagaaaaaggaATCTGTTGATGCATTAATGGAAGGTAAGAGGGAGATGACTTTAACCACTCGCCAGCGGGCCCTGCAATCAAAAGATAGCTCTGCAAATGGTTCCAACTTAATTGAATTTCCTAATGGATTGCCTCATGCACCATCAAGAA AGCAAAAGGAGAAACTTTCAGAAGTGGAGTTACAAATAAAGAAGACCGAGGCAGCTCAGAAACGCAGAATGCAAGTTGAGAAGGCTGCACGAGAATCCGAG GCTGAGGCTATTAAAAAAATACTTGGTCAAGATTCCAACAGGAAGAAACGggaagataaaataaagaaacGCCAGGAAGAATTGGCACAG GAGAGGGCTGCTAAGGCCAATATGGTTGAACCCAACACCATCAGATTGTGCATCCGCCCGACTGGGACTGTTGTGACATTTTCAAATGACATTGGCCTCCCTAGcattttttattctaaaccTATAAG CTATCCTCCTCCGCGTGAGAAATGTGCAGGCCCTTCTTGTACCAATCCTTACAAGTATAGAGATTCCAAATCGAAGCTTCCGCTCTGCAGTTTAAAGTGCTACAAGGCAGTTCAGGCAGGGATGGAAGCCGAAACCAGTCAAtga